One genomic window of Parasteatoda tepidariorum isolate YZ-2023 chromosome 9, CAS_Ptep_4.0, whole genome shotgun sequence includes the following:
- the LOC122269720 gene encoding leucine-rich repeat-containing protein 42, protein MTYHSSKPLSLFNITLKFISSNVEDIETLIGFPEIVGKKIFDEFIFREKQLAEDGVLFKNVSELTLSKILHIFVTAYGYSVLRTLNLSYSLIVINEYFSSIIKLLPPLVELCLCHCSLGNNHEITECISDMICLRKLCLKQNGLKNTVIRKISIPFRMFGKGPKHLECIDLSDNPLTDEIIPWLIVFKKLRWINLSNTCITDKGIKVLIKNGFSHYSNLKEITHPIVTEGWATVIIENWKNAHGLRLKSRKTIRGSRSLLEEKKYSNCGHLILFSTKNSGS, encoded by the exons atgacttatcATAGTAGTAAACCCctcagtttatttaatattactctaaaattcatttcctcAAATGTTGAAGATATCGAGACTTTAATAGGATTTCCTGAAATAgttggaaagaaaatttttgatgaatttattttccGTGAAAAACAGTTGGCTGAAGATGGTGTTctgttcaaaaatgtttcagaactTACTTTGTccaaaatattacacatttttgtGACAGCTTACGGTTATAGTGTCTTAAGAACTCTCAATTTATCTTACagtttaattgtaataaatgaatattttagctCCATTATAAAACTTCTACCTCCTCTCGTAGAATTATGTCTTTGTCATTGCTCTTTGGGAAATAATCATGAGATAACTGAGTGTATTTCTGACATGATATg cTTAAGAAAACTTTGTCTGAaacaaaatggtttaaaaaatacagttattcGAAAGATATCAATTCCATTTAGAATGTTTGGTAAAGGTCCTAAACACTTGGAATGTATAGATTTGTCAG ATAATCCTTTAACAGATGAAATTATTCCATGGTTAAtagttttcaagaaattaagATGGATAAATCTAAGCAACACTTGTATTAcg gATAAAGGTATTAAAGTGCTTATCAAAAATGGATTTTCTCACTATTCCAATTTGAAGGAAATTACACATCCCATTGTTACAGAAGGATGGGCTACTGTGATTattgaaaattggaaaaatgcCCATGGCCTAAGGTTAAAGTCTCGCAAAACAATTAGAGGTTCTCGGTCATTACTag aggaaaagaaatacagtaaTTGTGGgcatctgattttattttcaaccaaGAACTCAGGCAGTTAA
- the LOC107448169 gene encoding sulfiredoxin — MTEKTTVSSIHAAHIHEIHDVPFNVLIRSFPSELDEDKVLSLMETLKNPESRENVPPVDVLWITGREGGNYYYSFGGCHRYEAHKRLGLPTIRCKLVKSTINDLRHYLGGSTPDLK, encoded by the exons ATGACTGAAAAAACAACAGTTTCAAGCATTCATGCAGCTCATATACATGAAATTCACGATGTTccttttaatgtattaataagATCTTTTCCTTCCGAATTAGATGAAGATAAAGTTTTGAGCTTAATGGAAACATTAAAG aatcCTGAATCACGAGAAAATGTGCCACCAGTCGATGTCCTGTGGATAACAGGGAGAGAAGGCGGAAACTATTACTATTCTTTTGGTGGATGTCATCGCTACGAGGCTCATAAAAGACTTGGTCTTCCAACAATTAGGTGCAAACTAGTTAAATCTACAATAAATGATTTGAGACACTACCTAGGGGGATCTACTCCTgacttaaaatga